From a region of the Panicum virgatum strain AP13 chromosome 2K, P.virgatum_v5, whole genome shotgun sequence genome:
- the LOC120670178 gene encoding uncharacterized protein LOC120670178 isoform X2, giving the protein MAGEMSWVGKKIHLYNVTMGLYMLDWWERCLFNILVLILLWFVCFNGSRFATDVFERYLS; this is encoded by the exons ATGGCGGGCGAGATGAGCTGGGTGGGCAAGAAGATCCACCTCTACAACGTCACCATGGGCCTCTACATGCTCGATTGGTGGGAGCGGTGCCTATTCA ACATATTGGTGCTGATCCTGCTCTGGTTCGTCTGCTTCAATGGCTCGCGCTTCGCCACTGACGTCTTTGAGAGGTATCTATCGTAA
- the LOC120670178 gene encoding uncharacterized protein LOC120670178 isoform X1, protein MAGEMSWVGKKIHLYNVTMGLYMLDWWERCLFNILVLILLWFVCFNGSRFATDVFESHLKARILQGANYGIGIGMPSS, encoded by the exons ATGGCGGGCGAGATGAGCTGGGTGGGCAAGAAGATCCACCTCTACAACGTCACCATGGGCCTCTACATGCTCGATTGGTGGGAGCGGTGCCTATTCA ACATATTGGTGCTGATCCTGCTCTGGTTCGTCTGCTTCAATGGCTCGCGCTTCGCCACTGACGTCTTTGAGAG CCACCTGAAGGCGCGCATTCTCCAAGGCGCAAATTACGGCATAGGAATTGgcatgccttcctcctaa